From a region of the Panicum virgatum strain AP13 chromosome 2K, P.virgatum_v5, whole genome shotgun sequence genome:
- the LOC120679739 gene encoding uncharacterized protein LOC120679739 gives MSTTESDAAAGAHAPATETEGAHLLKRNSDDVGWQYGILVDPNKDKVKCKFCNKVMQGGIYRLKKHVAHDGKNATKCPKSTDEAKEKCQKSLDGAKRKRADKVVRELELREEVNVSQVGEESEEVTCVGSSEPHKLGPMDKWTKAIDPKASRSESLQQQRLNKELWKERTHEVHKYIARWVYTHAISFNACDNDEFKQMCEAIGQFGPRLEPPTQDSLREKLLEEEYARTKSLLQECDAEKMKNGCSIMTDAWTYRKRRSIMNLCTNCADGTSFISSKEMSDVSHTSEVIFELVDKEIEDFGPENVVQVVTDNASNNMGAKKPQQLY, from the exons ATGTCGACAACAGAAAGTGATGCAGCAGCTGGTGCACATGCACCTGCAACTGAGACTGAAGGAGCTCATCTCCTGAAAAGGAATTCAGATGATGTGGGATGGCAATATGGGATTCTTGTTGATCCTAACAAGGACAAGGTGAAGTGCAAGTTCTGTAACAAGGTGATGCAAGGAGGGATATATCGCTTGAAGAAGCATGTTGCCCATGATGGGAAGAATGCAACAAAATGCCCAAAGAGCACAGATGAAGCTAAAGAGAAGTGCCAGAAATCACTAGATGGTGCAAAAAGGAAGAGGGCAGACAAGGTGGTTCGTGAGCTTGAACTTAGAGAGGAAGTGAATGTATCTCAGGTTGGAGAAGAGTCAGAGGAAGTCACCTGTGTTGGTAGTTCAGAGCCTCACAAATTAGGGCCTATGGACAAATGGACAAAGGCTATAGATCCTAAAGCAAGCAGAAGTGAATCTTTGCAGCAACAGAGGCTTAACAAGGAattgtggaaagaaagaacacaTGAGGTGCACAAATATATTGCAAGATGGGTCTATACTCATG CAATTTCATTCAATGCATGTGACAATGATGAATTCAAGCAGATGTGTGAAGCAATTGGCCAGTTTGGACCTAGACTTGAACCACCTACTCAGGATTCTCTAAGAGAGAAATTGCTGGAAGAAGAATATGCaagaaccaagagcttgctgcAAGAATGTGATGCCGAGAAGATGAAGAATGGGTGCTCTATTATGACTGATGCTTGGACATATAGGAAGCGGAGAAGCATAATGAACTTGTGCACCAATTGTGCTGATGGAACAAGCTTTATTAGCTCCAAAGAGATGTCAGATGTGTCACACACAAGTGAGGTCATCTTTGAACTAGTGGACAAAGAAATTGAAGACTTTGGTCCAGAAAATGTTGTGCAAGTAGTGACAGATAATGCCTCTAACAACATGGGAGCAAAGAAGCCACAGCAATTATATTGA
- the LOC120679780 gene encoding 20 kDa chaperonin, chloroplastic-like — protein sequence MAAVHLTGPRVAVAAKPAALGGLRLPTPSITVPSGRRARGLVVRAATVVSPKYTSIKPLGDRVLVKVKTSEAKSEGGILLPVSVQTRPQGGEVVAVGEGRSFGSKSIEISVPIGAQVVYSKYAGTELEFNDADHLILKEDDIIGILDGDDVKDLKPLNDRILIKIAEAEEQTAGGLLLTQATKDKPSVGTVVAVGPGPLGEDGSRTPLSITPGSNVMYTKYAGSEFKGQEGEYIVLRASDVMAVLS from the exons atggcggcggtgcACCTGACCGGGCCGCGGGTGGCGGTGGCCGCGAAGCCGGCCGCGCTGGGCGGGCTCCGCCTGCCGACGCCGTCGATTACCGTGCCGAGCGGGCGGAGGGCCCGGGGGCTCGTGGTGAGGGCCGCCACGGTCGTGTCACCCAAG TATACTTCCATTAAACCATTAGGAGACAGAGTACTTGTGAAGGTCAAGACCTCCGAGGCTAAAAGTGAGGGAGGGATTTTACTTCCAGTATCAGTTCAGACAAGACCACAAGGAGGGGAAGTTGTTGCTGTTGGAGAGGGAAGAAGTTTTGGGAGTAAAAGTATTGAGATCAGCGTTCCG ATTGGTGCGCAAGTTGTCTACTCAAAATACGCGGGCACAGAATTGGAATTCAATGATGCTGACCATCTTATTTTGAAAGAAGATGACATCATCGGTATTCTTGATGGTGATGATGTGAAAGATCTGAAGCCGCTGAATGACCGCATTCTGATAAAG ATTGCTGAAGCTGAAGAACAAACTGCTGGTGGTTTGCTACTGACGCAGGCAACTAAAGATAAACCTTCTGTTGGAACA GTGGTAGCCGTTGGCCCCGGGCCATTGGGCGAGGACGGCAGCAGGACGCCGCTGTCCATCACTCCTGGAAGCAACGTGATGTACACCAAGTATGCGGGGAGCGAGTTCAAGGGCCAGGAGGGCGAGTACATCGTGCTCAGGGCATCCGACGTGATGGCTGTTCTTTCCTAA